The following coding sequences lie in one Monomorium pharaonis isolate MP-MQ-018 chromosome 1, ASM1337386v2, whole genome shotgun sequence genomic window:
- the LOC105832528 gene encoding uncharacterized protein LOC105832528 isoform X2 encodes MIDDYHTSQDNKKKNHSPTKEELKKMLLEARKKLKEKSFLKEIDKDSYQLNPPQNTDNLEIENSLSDTSDKIINPIENVNNNTENLKDSDIEIEEFEDLDIQLYGKNFEPKKCNILCGFRELSQSISYG; translated from the exons ATGATTGATGATTACCACACTTCAcaagataacaaaaaaaag AATCATAGTCCAACAAaggaagaattaaaaaaaatgcttttagaagccagaaaaaaattgaaagaaaaatctt TTTTGAAGGAGATAGATAAAGATTCCTATCAATTAAATCCACCACAAAACACTGACAACcttgaaattgaaaattcaTTGTCAGATACatctgataaaattataaatcctATAGagaatgttaataataacacAGAAAATCTTAAGGATAGTGATATTGAAATAGAAGAATTTGAAGATTTAGATATTCAGTTATATGGAAAGAACTTTGAGCCTAAg aaatgtaatatattatgcgGCTTTAGGGAATTGTCACAAAGCATCTCATATGGCTAG
- the LOC105832528 gene encoding uncharacterized protein LOC105832528 isoform X1, producing the protein MIDDYHTSQDNKKKNHSPTKEELKKMLLEARKKLKEKSFLKEIDKDSYQLNPPQNTDNLEIENSLSDTSDKIINPIENVNNNTENLKDSDIEIEEFEDLDIQLYGKNFEPKMVHLKNNFYCRNVIYYAALGNCHKASHMARRLLTGVFKKEALINSTLSGHAPRSQGKERQNIKFSCLHPLAINAIIDFSLDYGIKHGWVTQIKKDLY; encoded by the exons ATGATTGATGATTACCACACTTCAcaagataacaaaaaaaag AATCATAGTCCAACAAaggaagaattaaaaaaaatgcttttagaagccagaaaaaaattgaaagaaaaatctt TTTTGAAGGAGATAGATAAAGATTCCTATCAATTAAATCCACCACAAAACACTGACAACcttgaaattgaaaattcaTTGTCAGATACatctgataaaattataaatcctATAGagaatgttaataataacacAGAAAATCTTAAGGATAGTGATATTGAAATAGAAGAATTTGAAGATTTAGATATTCAGTTATATGGAAAGAACTTTGAGCCTAAg ATGGTACATTTGAAGAATAATTTCTATTGtagaaatgtaatatattatgcgGCTTTAGGGAATTGTCACAAAGCATCTCATATGGCTAGGAGACTGTTAACAGGagtgtttaaaaaagaagCATTAATTAACTCTACTCTGAGTGGGCACGCTCCTAGATCACAAGGAAAAGAacgacaaaatattaaattttcatgttTACATCCTCTTGcaattaatgcaataattg atttttctCTTGATTATGGAATCAAACATGGTTGGGTCAcacaaataaagaaagatttatattGA
- the LOC118647454 gene encoding PHD finger protein rhinoceros-like has protein sequence MATAAAAAAAASAPPMWWAPWIWPWGIISPSTSAPLPSPPSTSAPLPSPPPPSPLLPQQYTRPPRWQRGSKKFKKRGGGQNRGRGRGRGRGRGQNIYITYQ, from the exons atggcgacggcggcggcggcggcggcggcggcgtcagCCCCACCGATGTGGTGGGCCCCATGGATATGGCCGTGGGGAATTATATCACCGTCGACATCGGCCCCACTACCATCGCCGCCGTCGACATCGGCCCCACTaccatcaccaccaccaccatcaccatTATTGCCACAGCAATATACAAGac cTCCTCGCTGGCAACGTGgaagtaaaaaattcaaaaaaagaGGCGGCGGGCAAAACCGCGGGAGAGGCCGTGGGAGAGGCCGTGGGAGAGGccaaaacatatatattacgtaCCAGTAA